GAAATTCATCCCGTATATTCCTGCGACAAAGGTCAAAGGAATGAAGATCGCGGCGAATATGGTCAAGACCTTCATCACTTCGTTCATCCTGTTACTGATGCTCGATAAATATATGTCGAGCATTCCAGATACCATGTCGCGATAATTCTCTATGGTATCGATGACCTGGATAGTATGGTCGTATACATCACGCAGGAATATTTCGGTGGATTCCTTTATGAGACTCGATTCCTTCCGTGACATGCCGCTTATTACCTCACGCAGCGGCCAGACCGAGCGCCGTAAGAATATCATCTCTCGTTTCAAATAGTGAATAGTCTGTAGTGTTTTCGCATCGGGATTTGCTATGAGGTCTTCCTCCAGCCCTTCGATTTTGTCACCGATCTTCTCAAGGATCAGGAAATAACTGTCCACGATAGAATCCAATAAGGCATAGGCGAGGTAGTCGGCACCCATTTTTCTAATGCGTCCTTTTGCATTTCTTATGCGTTCCCTCACCGGATCGAATACATCACCCTCCCTTTCCTGAAAAGAAATGACATAACTCGGACCGAGCACGAGACTGACCTGTTCAATTCTTATTACATGTTCTTTTTCATCGAATGAGAGCATCTTGAGCACAAGGAAAAGGTAATTTTCGAAATCCTCGATCTTAGGTCTTTGTTCTGCATGCATGATATCTTCGAGCAAAAGGGGATGTAAACCATAGTTATTGCCGATCTTTTCTATGATATCGACGTCATGGATACCATCGACATTAATCCAGGTTACAGTTGGTTTGTCTTTGAAAGGAAAGCATTCCTCAACTTTCGCGATTTCTTTTGATTCAATGGCGGACTCATCGTAGTCAATTATTGTGATCTTGACCTTTTCTGTCTGTTTATCCCCTACATGGACAAGCGTACCGGGTGGTAGCCCAGCTTTGCGTGCTTTTCTACTGCCGTATTTGGGCATCCTCACTCCTTTATAGATTATATGCACAGTGTAGATGAAATCAAGGTTTTACTGACAGAAACACGTTCATTGACAATGGACGAACCAGAAATATACTATCGGAAATGAAGTGGTGGCTAACGCTACGAACTATCAAAACCGGGACT
The candidate division WOR-3 bacterium genome window above contains:
- the corA gene encoding magnesium/cobalt transporter CorA, with the protein product MPKYGSRKARKAGLPPGTLVHVGDKQTEKVKITIIDYDESAIESKEIAKVEECFPFKDKPTVTWINVDGIHDVDIIEKIGNNYGLHPLLLEDIMHAEQRPKIEDFENYLFLVLKMLSFDEKEHVIRIEQVSLVLGPSYVISFQEREGDVFDPVRERIRNAKGRIRKMGADYLAYALLDSIVDSYFLILEKIGDKIEGLEEDLIANPDAKTLQTIHYLKREMIFLRRSVWPLREVISGMSRKESSLIKESTEIFLRDVYDHTIQVIDTIENYRDMVSGMLDIYLSSISNRMNEVMKVLTIFAAIFIPLTFVAGIYGMNFSFMPELGWKWGYFGVLAIMASIGISMLIYFKRKHWL